One Endozoicomonas gorgoniicola DNA window includes the following coding sequences:
- a CDS encoding methyltransferase domain-containing protein produces the protein MISSIDKKVALDDLLCIRLAIPFFKCSSGGNKVAKSSYALVQGVQGASRLEVMTRLSWPSSHNFLVSQGVIEGMSCLEVACGAGAVTRQLKSLLGDSSLVTGFDMDAKSIELARKKFSDARGVNFQVVDLEADELAFDQPFDLVYCRHILEHVSDPEASIHKLTRYLKPGGLFVAQTVDCEGRYCWPDNAAYQKSAELLARIIDVRGGHSDCGRWLPSILRKQKFLHINVEVENLVYLEGEGKQFLPLTMEAVEKGLLEEGLLEKDEFRQLLNDLRQFCNEPDSIVSLPRFVHCAGRKPC, from the coding sequence ATGATTTCCAGCATAGACAAAAAAGTGGCTCTGGATGATCTACTCTGTATCAGGCTTGCAATACCGTTCTTCAAATGCAGCAGTGGTGGTAACAAAGTGGCAAAGTCGTCGTATGCACTGGTTCAGGGCGTTCAGGGAGCTTCCCGGCTGGAGGTGATGACCCGCCTCAGCTGGCCTTCAAGCCATAATTTTCTTGTATCACAAGGGGTCATAGAAGGGATGAGTTGTCTCGAGGTGGCCTGCGGTGCAGGGGCCGTTACCCGCCAGTTAAAGAGTCTTCTGGGGGATAGCAGTCTTGTGACAGGCTTTGACATGGATGCAAAATCGATAGAACTGGCGCGAAAAAAATTCTCTGATGCCCGTGGCGTGAATTTTCAGGTGGTTGATCTTGAGGCGGATGAGTTAGCTTTTGATCAACCGTTCGATCTGGTTTATTGCCGCCATATTCTGGAGCATGTTTCTGATCCGGAAGCGTCGATTCATAAATTGACCCGGTATCTGAAACCGGGTGGGTTGTTTGTCGCACAGACCGTTGACTGCGAAGGACGGTATTGCTGGCCTGATAATGCGGCTTATCAGAAAAGTGCTGAACTGCTGGCGCGGATTATTGATGTCAGGGGCGGACATTCGGATTGTGGCCGGTGGTTGCCATCCATACTGCGCAAACAGAAGTTTTTGCATATTAATGTCGAAGTGGAAAATCTGGTCTACCTGGAAGGTGAAGGCAAACAGTTTTTACCTCTGACCATGGAGGCTGTGGAAAAAGGGCTTCTGGAAGAAGGATTGCTGGAAAAGGATGAGTTCCGCCAGTTGTTGAATGACTTAAGGCAGTTCTGCAACGAGCCGGACAGCATTGTATCGTTGCCAAGGTTTGTCCATTGCGCTGGAAGAAAACCCTGTTAA
- a CDS encoding glycerophosphoryl diester phosphodiesterase, with amino-acid sequence MGLLMSEMIGHRGVASLAPENTLAGIRKAAELGLEWVELDVTLLGDGAAVMFHDSRLNRTTNGRGHLKKQTLTAVKSLDAGSWHSEHWSGEKVPELDETLSLIKVLGLGLNLELKPNRCDLHRLVGQVIIALERADFPTEKLLVSSFNHKALVLFSGRSEHRIGCLFETLPRSWSHKAQKVGAVSIHVNAGKLTEAGAKAVKAGGYQLYCYTVNDTQLLSRLKSWQVDGVFSDCPQNLK; translated from the coding sequence ATGGGCCTGTTGATGAGTGAAATGATTGGTCATCGGGGGGTGGCAAGTCTGGCACCTGAAAATACGCTGGCAGGCATTCGCAAAGCGGCAGAACTGGGGCTGGAATGGGTTGAGCTGGATGTCACCTTGCTGGGCGATGGGGCAGCAGTGATGTTCCATGACTCCCGCCTGAATCGAACGACTAATGGTCGTGGTCATCTGAAAAAGCAGACTCTGACAGCCGTTAAATCACTGGATGCTGGCAGCTGGCACTCCGAACACTGGTCTGGAGAGAAGGTTCCTGAGCTGGATGAAACGTTGAGTCTGATTAAAGTGCTGGGTCTGGGGTTGAATCTGGAGTTAAAACCTAATCGCTGTGACCTGCACCGGCTGGTCGGTCAGGTGATTATTGCTTTGGAGCGGGCAGACTTTCCAACAGAGAAGTTACTGGTTTCCAGTTTTAACCATAAGGCACTGGTTTTGTTTAGTGGGCGTTCTGAGCACCGTATTGGTTGCCTGTTTGAAACCTTGCCCCGAAGCTGGAGCCATAAGGCACAAAAGGTGGGCGCTGTGAGTATTCATGTGAATGCTGGAAAGCTGACAGAAGCTGGCGCTAAAGCCGTGAAAGCAGGTGGGTATCAGCTTTACTGTTATACAGTAAACGACACACAGCTCCTTAGCAGGCTAAAGAGCTGGCAGGTAGACGGTGTTTTTTCAGACTGTCCGCAGAACTTGAAGTGA
- the yjgA gene encoding ribosome biogenesis factor YjgA has product MSEQKFDEFGDPIEEIIYVSRAELKRDMQELKDMGERLMEMKPSLLDKLPLGERLRAALDESKRIKSHNARKRHLGFIGKLMQDEDLEPIKELLSRLDATSEEFNRRFHQLERWRDRLVSGDNKVLTEYLEQYPEADHQHIRQLVRNAKKEADQNKAPAAARKLFKYLRAVDEL; this is encoded by the coding sequence ATGTCTGAACAGAAATTTGACGAATTTGGCGACCCTATTGAGGAGATCATTTACGTCAGCCGTGCCGAGCTCAAGCGTGATATGCAGGAGCTGAAGGATATGGGTGAGCGGTTGATGGAAATGAAACCATCGCTGCTGGATAAACTGCCTCTGGGCGAGCGCCTGCGAGCCGCCCTTGATGAGAGCAAACGCATCAAAAGCCACAACGCCCGAAAGCGCCATCTCGGCTTTATCGGCAAGCTGATGCAGGACGAAGACCTTGAGCCCATCAAGGAACTGCTCAGCCGCCTTGATGCCACCAGTGAAGAGTTTAACCGCCGCTTTCACCAGCTGGAACGCTGGCGCGATCGCCTGGTCAGTGGTGACAACAAGGTTCTGACGGAGTATCTGGAGCAGTATCCGGAAGCCGACCACCAGCACATTCGTCAGCTGGTGCGCAATGCGAAAAAAGAAGCTGACCAAAACAAAGCGCCTGCCGCAGCCCGCAAACTGTTCAAATACCTGCGCGCAGTAGACGAGTTATAA
- the pmbA gene encoding metalloprotease PmbA: MGATTKADLDPKAEEGRLKTLVSDILDEARRQGADACEVGVSLDAGLSVGVRMGDVETVEFNRDQGFGITVYRGKKKGSASTSDSSLDAVRETVKAAYDIAGYASEDPDSGLADAELMAKDLPDLDLYHPWGIEPDAAIELALKSEDAGRRFDGKIANSDGANVSTHQGCRVYGNSHGFIGSYISTRQSLSCVLIGQKGDDMQRDYWYTVARDAMDMESAVQVGEKAAQRTVDRLGSQKVSTGQVPVLFAAEVASGLISHFLSAISGGSLYRQASFLLDHLNKPIFPEWVRIHEQPHLKKALGSASFDNDGLATRAKDFITDGVLMNYLLGTYSARKLGMVSTGNAGGVNNLFLDSNAGDQKTLLQQMGTGLLVTELMGQGVNTVTGDYSRGAAGFWVENGVIQYPVSEVTIAGNLKDMFMNIVAAGNDLDRRGNIQVGSLLVEGMMVAGD; encoded by the coding sequence ATGGGCGCAACAACCAAAGCAGATTTGGACCCAAAAGCAGAAGAAGGTCGTTTGAAAACGCTGGTGAGCGATATTCTGGATGAAGCCCGCCGTCAGGGAGCGGACGCCTGTGAGGTTGGGGTAAGCCTGGATGCAGGGTTGTCGGTTGGTGTCAGAATGGGCGATGTGGAAACCGTTGAGTTCAATCGTGACCAGGGATTTGGGATAACGGTCTATCGTGGCAAAAAGAAAGGCTCTGCCAGCACGTCTGACAGTTCGCTCGACGCTGTCCGGGAAACCGTAAAGGCGGCTTATGATATTGCTGGGTATGCCTCAGAAGACCCGGATTCAGGGTTGGCAGACGCTGAACTGATGGCTAAAGACCTGCCTGATCTTGATTTGTATCATCCCTGGGGTATTGAGCCTGATGCTGCGATTGAGCTGGCTCTGAAGAGCGAAGATGCAGGACGACGGTTTGATGGAAAGATTGCCAACTCTGACGGTGCCAATGTGTCAACCCATCAGGGCTGCCGTGTGTACGGCAATAGTCACGGGTTTATCGGCAGTTATATTTCTACCCGTCAGAGTCTGAGCTGTGTACTGATTGGCCAGAAAGGTGATGATATGCAGCGGGATTACTGGTATACCGTTGCGCGCGATGCAATGGATATGGAGTCAGCCGTTCAGGTAGGCGAAAAAGCTGCACAGAGAACAGTGGATCGTTTGGGCAGTCAGAAAGTATCCACTGGGCAGGTGCCGGTATTGTTTGCGGCGGAAGTGGCATCCGGTCTGATTTCACATTTTCTTTCAGCCATCAGTGGTGGCAGTCTTTACCGACAGGCGTCTTTTCTGCTGGATCATTTGAATAAACCGATTTTTCCGGAATGGGTCAGAATTCATGAGCAGCCTCATCTGAAAAAAGCTTTGGGGTCTGCCAGTTTTGATAATGATGGTCTTGCCACCCGAGCCAAGGATTTTATTACTGACGGTGTTCTGATGAACTACCTGCTGGGAACCTATTCTGCCCGCAAGCTGGGTATGGTCAGTACAGGGAATGCAGGTGGTGTGAATAACCTGTTTCTCGACAGCAATGCCGGAGACCAGAAAACCCTGTTGCAGCAAATGGGTACCGGCCTGCTGGTTACAGAACTGATGGGACAGGGCGTTAATACCGTAACCGGCGATTACTCCCGTGGTGCAGCAGGCTTCTGGGTGGAGAATGGTGTGATCCAATATCCGGTTTCTGAAGTAACCATTGCTGGTAACCTGAAGGATATGTTTATGAACATTGTGGCGGCGGGTAATGATTTGGATCGTCGGGGCAATATTCAGGTGGGTTCATTGTTGGTTGAAGGCATGATGGTTGCCGGAGACTAA
- a CDS encoding thiol-disulfide oxidoreductase DCC family protein yields the protein MKITVYFDGACPLCVREIGRWRNAPFGCEVEWFDITGQEQALRQRGIDPRQAMLQLHTQTSDGKTFVSIDSYALLLKQLPRWRWLGVLMALPIIKSLLRWVYDGLTILRLKSEGRYPAECADCSASNKDN from the coding sequence ATGAAAATCACAGTGTATTTTGATGGTGCCTGCCCTTTGTGTGTTCGGGAAATCGGTCGCTGGCGCAACGCCCCTTTCGGCTGTGAGGTGGAGTGGTTTGATATCACGGGGCAGGAGCAGGCATTGCGACAACGGGGCATTGATCCCCGGCAGGCGATGTTGCAGTTGCATACGCAAACCAGCGATGGCAAAACCTTCGTCAGTATTGACAGTTATGCCCTGCTGCTGAAACAACTGCCACGTTGGCGCTGGCTGGGGGTGTTAATGGCATTGCCGATTATCAAGTCGCTTCTGCGCTGGGTCTATGATGGTCTGACCATTCTGCGACTTAAGTCTGAAGGGCGTTATCCTGCTGAGTGCGCAGACTGTTCCGCTTCGAATAAAGACAATTAA
- the mgtE gene encoding magnesium transporter, with protein MVQQLQLSIGDKELKKLNEALEHGVSPELRRMLNSLPAADAAHLLESSPPKLRSLLWRLIDPEQEGDVLQELSDEVRQFFLDRMNITELKAITDGQDVDDIADLLQQLPGTITRRVLDSMDSQDRQRVEAVLSYPEDTAGGLMNTDMITIRPSNTLDVVLRYLRRHEKIPEMTDSLLVVNRRDEYIGSLPLGILLTTDPSATVYEVMQSDATPIPADTEDTQVAQIFERQDLVSAPVVSDKGKLLGRITIDDVVDVIREEAEHSMMSMAGLDDDEDTFAPVFKTARRRAVWLGINLITAFIAASVIGMFQTTIDKVVALAVLMPIVAGMGGNAGGQALTLVIRGMALGQISSTNLRWLLSRELAVGFMNGLLWASLVALIAYLWFNDPIISFVIGCAMVINLSAAVIVGASLPVILKSMNIDPSLAGTIILTTISDVLGFFSFLGLATLFYA; from the coding sequence ATGGTCCAGCAACTGCAACTGAGTATCGGAGACAAGGAGCTTAAAAAGCTTAACGAGGCACTGGAACACGGCGTCTCACCGGAACTCAGGCGCATGCTCAACAGCCTTCCGGCGGCTGATGCAGCACACCTGCTGGAATCCTCCCCTCCAAAACTTCGCAGTTTGCTCTGGCGTTTAATCGACCCGGAACAGGAAGGTGATGTACTTCAGGAACTCAGCGACGAAGTCAGGCAGTTCTTTCTGGACCGGATGAACATTACTGAGCTTAAGGCCATCACTGACGGTCAGGATGTAGACGACATTGCAGACCTGCTGCAACAACTGCCCGGCACCATCACCCGCAGGGTTCTCGACTCCATGGACAGCCAGGATCGACAGCGGGTTGAAGCGGTTCTGTCCTACCCGGAAGATACTGCTGGCGGTCTGATGAACACCGACATGATCACCATTCGCCCCAGCAATACGCTCGATGTGGTGCTGCGCTATCTGCGCCGACACGAGAAAATCCCTGAAATGACCGACAGTCTGCTGGTCGTAAACCGGCGGGATGAATACATAGGCTCTTTGCCTCTGGGTATATTGCTGACAACAGACCCTTCTGCCACTGTCTACGAAGTGATGCAATCCGATGCCACTCCTATACCGGCGGATACCGAAGACACGCAGGTCGCTCAGATATTCGAACGACAGGACCTTGTTTCCGCCCCGGTCGTCAGCGACAAAGGCAAGCTGCTGGGTCGTATTACCATTGATGATGTGGTTGACGTTATTCGGGAAGAAGCCGAACACTCCATGATGAGCATGGCGGGTCTGGATGATGACGAGGACACCTTTGCTCCCGTCTTTAAAACAGCAAGGCGCCGCGCTGTCTGGCTGGGCATTAACTTAATTACGGCTTTTATCGCTGCCTCTGTCATCGGCATGTTCCAGACCACCATCGACAAAGTGGTCGCACTGGCGGTACTCATGCCGATTGTCGCCGGAATGGGTGGTAACGCCGGAGGCCAGGCTCTCACTTTGGTGATACGCGGGATGGCGCTTGGACAGATCAGCAGCACCAACCTGCGCTGGCTGCTGAGTCGTGAACTGGCGGTAGGCTTCATGAACGGCCTGCTCTGGGCCAGCCTGGTCGCCCTGATCGCTTACCTCTGGTTTAACGACCCGATTATTTCGTTCGTGATTGGCTGCGCCATGGTCATTAACCTGAGTGCCGCCGTTATTGTAGGTGCCAGCCTGCCTGTGATTTTAAAGTCTATGAATATTGATCCGTCCCTGGCGGGAACCATTATTCTGACAACCATTTCTGATGTGCTGGGCTTTTTCTCATTTCTTGGGCTGGCAACACTGTTTTATGCCTGA
- a CDS encoding HPr family phosphocarrier protein, producing MIQTQATIINKLGLHARAASKFVSTTSNFISQIKVGVNGREVDGKSIMAIMMLAAGQGTTLDLTFDGEDEQEAADALCNLINDYFEEGE from the coding sequence ATGATCCAGACGCAAGCGACCATCATCAACAAACTTGGGTTGCATGCTCGTGCAGCTTCGAAGTTTGTCTCGACCACTTCCAACTTTATCAGTCAGATTAAAGTCGGTGTGAACGGTCGTGAAGTGGATGGAAAAAGCATTATGGCGATCATGATGCTGGCTGCTGGTCAGGGAACCACCCTCGACCTGACATTTGATGGTGAAGATGAGCAGGAAGCAGCCGATGCACTGTGCAATCTGATCAACGATTATTTTGAAGAAGGTGAGTAA
- the rapZ gene encoding RNase adapter RapZ, with protein MKLVIISGRSGSGKSAALHALEDQGYYCVDNLPATMLNQLPEQLSEGANEPPKMAVSIDVRNVPGALEHFPRLLKKLRQQGIDCKVLFLDADSSCLMKRYSSTRRKHPLTNDKVSLIEAIDLETSLLGPVAAQADVRIDTSPLSVHEIHEQVRHKVIGDGTKSMTLLIQSFGFKHGMPVDADYVFDVRCLPNPYWDESIRQYTGRDKPVQEFLGAEPMVTEMFEDLKQFVEKWLPRFESGQRSYMTIAIGCTGGQHRSVYISERLGTWFSERFDRVQVRHRELSK; from the coding sequence ATGAAACTCGTTATCATCAGCGGCCGCTCAGGTTCAGGAAAAAGTGCAGCACTCCATGCACTTGAGGATCAGGGATACTATTGTGTCGACAACCTGCCAGCCACTATGCTCAACCAGCTACCTGAACAACTTAGCGAAGGCGCCAACGAGCCCCCCAAAATGGCAGTCAGCATTGATGTTCGTAATGTTCCCGGAGCCCTGGAGCATTTCCCAAGACTGCTGAAAAAACTCAGGCAACAGGGAATCGATTGCAAGGTTCTGTTTCTGGACGCTGACAGCAGCTGCCTGATGAAGCGTTACAGCTCAACCCGCCGCAAGCATCCTCTGACGAATGACAAGGTATCGCTGATCGAAGCCATCGACCTGGAAACCAGCCTGCTGGGTCCCGTGGCGGCACAGGCTGATGTTCGCATCGACACATCACCATTGTCCGTGCATGAAATACATGAACAGGTTCGTCACAAGGTCATTGGTGATGGCACCAAAAGCATGACACTGCTGATTCAGTCCTTTGGTTTTAAGCATGGTATGCCGGTGGATGCTGACTATGTATTTGATGTTCGCTGCCTGCCTAACCCATACTGGGATGAATCCATCCGGCAATACACCGGGCGGGACAAGCCGGTTCAGGAGTTCCTTGGAGCAGAACCCATGGTGACGGAGATGTTTGAAGACCTTAAACAGTTCGTGGAAAAATGGTTACCAAGGTTTGAATCCGGCCAGCGCAGCTACATGACCATTGCCATAGGCTGCACCGGCGGACAACACCGTTCGGTCTATATTAGTGAACGGCTGGGTACCTGGTTCAGCGAACGATTTGACCGGGTTCAGGTGCGGCACAGGGAGCTATCCAAATAA
- the ptsN gene encoding PTS IIA-like nitrogen regulatory protein PtsN, translating to MIIKNILTPERTLHGVQGVSKKKILETIAEQISEHVPAINAKDLFNNLINRERLGTTGLGNGIALPHCRSKACPEPTGLFIRLSEPVDFDAVDREPVDLIFALIVPEESTQEHLDILKALAQRFTDDYLLGQIRSANSSESLYQILTAPA from the coding sequence ATGATTATTAAAAACATCTTAACCCCCGAACGCACCCTCCATGGTGTGCAAGGGGTCAGCAAAAAGAAAATCCTGGAAACAATTGCGGAACAGATCAGTGAACATGTTCCCGCCATCAACGCCAAGGATCTGTTCAACAACCTCATCAACAGAGAACGACTGGGTACCACCGGACTGGGCAACGGCATTGCACTGCCTCACTGCCGCTCCAAAGCCTGCCCGGAGCCAACCGGGCTGTTCATTCGTCTGTCAGAACCCGTCGATTTTGACGCGGTGGACCGGGAGCCTGTTGACCTGATTTTCGCGTTGATCGTCCCTGAAGAAAGCACTCAGGAACACCTTGATATCCTGAAAGCCCTGGCCCAGCGCTTTACCGATGATTACCTTCTCGGTCAGATCCGGTCAGCTAACTCTTCGGAAAGCCTGTATCAGATACTGACAGCACCGGCCTGA
- the hpf gene encoding ribosome hibernation-promoting factor, HPF/YfiA family — protein sequence MQVNISGHHVEVTQALKDYVTKKLDRLAAHFDNITNVQVTLSVEKLLHKAEAILHIRGADINATAESDDMYAAIDDLSDKIDRQLVKHKEKTLDRMQGARG from the coding sequence ATGCAAGTCAACATCAGTGGACATCATGTAGAGGTGACTCAAGCTCTGAAAGACTATGTCACTAAAAAACTCGACCGACTGGCAGCTCACTTCGATAACATCACTAATGTACAAGTCACCTTGAGCGTAGAGAAACTACTGCACAAGGCAGAAGCGATTCTGCACATACGTGGAGCTGACATCAATGCGACCGCTGAATCCGATGACATGTACGCGGCTATTGACGATTTGTCAGATAAAATCGACCGACAGCTGGTAAAACACAAGGAAAAGACGCTCGATCGCATGCAGGGAGCCCGAGGCTGA